The DNA sequence GGATGACGAGGGCCAGCCCGAAGGTGAGCAGCAAGCCGTAGAGGTGGTCGAGGTGATAGAGGCGCCGCAGCATGGTGCGCTCGAGCAGGATGCCGAGGAGGCCGACGGCCAGAGGGGCCAGGATCAGCGCCCACCAGTAACCCAGGCCCGCGTGGGTGAGCAGGAACCAGGCGGCGAAGGCCCCCATCATGTACTGGGCGCCGTGGGCGAAGTTGATGATGTTGAGCAGGCCGAAGATGACGGCCAGCCCGAGGCTGAGCATGGCGTAGAAGGCCCCGTTGATCAGCCCGAGCAGAAGCTGCCCGAACAGGGCCTGGGGTGGAATGCCGAACATGTGAGGCCGCCCTCACTGGACGCCGCGGGTCGGCCGGGCGGCGCGGCCCGCGGCGGCGCCGGACGCTACTTCTTCACGAGCTCGCAGCCGCCCTGGTCGAGCGGCCGGAAGGCCTCGGCGGCCGGGATCTGCCGGACCATCTTGTAGTAGTCCCACGGCCCCTTGGACGCTTCCGGCGCCTTGACCTCGAAGAGGTACATCGGGTGGATCTTTCGGCCGTCGGCGCGGACCGTCCCCTTGCCGAAGAGCGGGTCGTCGGTCGGCATCTCCTTCATCTTGGCGACCACGGCCTTCCCGTCGGCGTCGCTCTTGGTCTGGGCGAGCGCCTTGAGGTAGTGCGTCACCGCCGCGTAGACGCCGGCCTGGACCATGGTCGGCATCTTGCCGCCGTGCCGCTCGGCGAACTTCTTGGACCAGGCGCGGGTCTGGTCGTTCAGGTCCCAGTAGAACGATTCGGTGAGCTGGAGTCCCTGGGCCGTCTTGAGGCCCAGCGAGTGGATGTCGGTGATGAAGATCAGGAGGCCGGCGAGCTTCTGGCCGCCCTTGACGATTCCGAACTCGGCGGCCTGCTTGATGGCGTTGATCGTGTCGCCCCCCGCGTTGGCCAGCCCGATGACCTTGGCCTTGGAGGCCTGGGCCTGCAAGAGGAACGACGAGAAGTCCGACGTCTCCAGCGGATGGCGGACCGCGCCGAGGACCTTGCCTCCGTTGGCCTTGACGACCGCCGAGGTGTCGCGCTCGAGCGCATGGCCGAAGGCGTAGTCGGCGGTCAGGAAGAACCAGGTGTCGCCGCCCGCCTTCACGACCGCGTTCCCGGTGCCGTTGGCCAGCGCCCAGGTGTCGTATGTCCAGTGGACGCTGTTCGGCGAGCAGGCCTTGCCGCTGAGATCGGAGCTGGCCGCGCCCGAGATCAGGAAGACTTTGTTCTTCTCGCGCACCACCCCGCTCACCGCCAGCGCGACCGAGGAGGTCGGCACGTCCACCACCGCGTCCACCCCGTCGCGGTCGATCCACTGGCGGACGATGCTGGAGCCCACGTCCGGCTTGTCCTGATGATCGGCGAAGACGACCTCGACGGGCGCGCCGGCCACCTTTCCGCCGGCGTCCTCGACGGCCATGCGGGCGGCCAGCACCGAGCCCTGGCCGGTGATGTCGGCATAGAGCCGCGACTGGTCGTTGAGCACGCCGATCTTGATCACGTTGCCCGTGATCTGGGCGTGGGCTGGAGCGGCGACCAGGACGACGGCGAGCAGCCCCAGGATGCGTGCGATCACCATGTCTTCGCCCCTTTCGACGGTTCCCCGGCGGGGATCAGACCCCCAGGTATTCGTGTAGCTCGTCCATGTGAGCGTCGAGCTCGGCGTTGGGGATCATGTCGATCACCCGGCCGTGCTCCATCACGTAGTGACGGTCGGCGACCGTGGCGCCGAAGCGGAAGTTCTGCTCGACCAGCAGGACGGTGAACCCCTCGGCTTTGAGGCGGCGGATGGTGACCCCGATCTGCTGCACGATCACCGGGGCCAGTCCCTCGGTCGGCTCGTCCAGCAGCAGGAGCCGGGCGCCGGTGCGCAGGATGCGGCCGATGGCCAGCATCTGCTGCTCGCCGCCCGAGA is a window from the Candidatus Methylomirabilota bacterium genome containing:
- a CDS encoding ABC transporter substrate-binding protein, with amino-acid sequence MVIARILGLLAVVLVAAPAHAQITGNVIKIGVLNDQSRLYADITGQGSVLAARMAVEDAGGKVAGAPVEVVFADHQDKPDVGSSIVRQWIDRDGVDAVVDVPTSSVALAVSGVVREKNKVFLISGAASSDLSGKACSPNSVHWTYDTWALANGTGNAVVKAGGDTWFFLTADYAFGHALERDTSAVVKANGGKVLGAVRHPLETSDFSSFLLQAQASKAKVIGLANAGGDTINAIKQAAEFGIVKGGQKLAGLLIFITDIHSLGLKTAQGLQLTESFYWDLNDQTRAWSKKFAERHGGKMPTMVQAGVYAAVTHYLKALAQTKSDADGKAVVAKMKEMPTDDPLFGKGTVRADGRKIHPMYLFEVKAPEASKGPWDYYKMVRQIPAAEAFRPLDQGGCELVKK